In Arthrobacter ramosus, one DNA window encodes the following:
- the mtrA gene encoding MtrAB system response regulator MtrA produces MKARILVVDDDEALAEMIGIVLRNDGFDPVFCADGGQALEVFRSSKPDLVLLDLMLPGSDGIEVCRQIRGESDVPIVMLTAKSDTSDVVRGLESGADDYVPKPFKPAELVARVRARLRPGDQKAPETLRIADVTIDVAGHLVTRGGERISLTPLEFDLLVALARKPWQVFTRELLLEQVWGYRHAADTRLVNVHVQRLRSKIERDPEAPEVVLTVRGVGYKAGA; encoded by the coding sequence ATGAAGGCACGCATCCTGGTAGTAGACGACGACGAAGCGCTGGCCGAAATGATCGGCATCGTGCTGCGGAACGACGGCTTCGACCCGGTTTTTTGCGCCGACGGCGGGCAAGCGCTGGAGGTCTTCCGTTCCTCCAAACCAGATCTGGTACTGCTTGACCTGATGCTGCCCGGATCGGATGGCATCGAAGTGTGCCGCCAGATCCGCGGGGAGTCGGACGTTCCGATCGTCATGCTCACTGCCAAATCGGATACCTCCGACGTCGTTCGCGGCCTTGAATCCGGTGCTGACGACTACGTGCCCAAGCCTTTCAAACCGGCCGAGCTTGTGGCCCGGGTCCGCGCCCGGCTGCGCCCGGGAGACCAGAAGGCGCCCGAGACCCTGCGGATTGCCGACGTCACCATCGACGTGGCGGGCCACTTGGTGACCCGCGGCGGAGAGCGGATTTCGCTGACGCCCCTGGAATTCGATCTCTTGGTCGCGCTGGCGCGCAAGCCCTGGCAGGTCTTCACCCGTGAACTGCTCCTTGAGCAGGTATGGGGCTACCGCCACGCTGCCGACACCCGGCTGGTCAATGTCCATGTCCAGCGCCTGCGGTCCAAGATCGAGCGTGACCCGGAAGCTCCTGAAGTTGTATTGACGGTTCGTGGTGTCGGATATAAAGCAGGCGCCTGA